In Deinococcus proteolyticus MRP, a single genomic region encodes these proteins:
- a CDS encoding ATP-dependent zinc protease family protein encodes MSIASRPTHALHVLGWKEWVTLPDLGVSRVRVKVDTGAKTSALHAEHCEEFELGGQRWVRFTLLLPWPGPLTQHEPPPPRQVQAPLLDYRRVTSSNGESERRPVIRTNLELFGQRWPIEITLTGRENMRFPMLLGREAIAGRAVVDVSRTYLSLPSSFQPPKEQA; translated from the coding sequence ATGTCCATTGCTTCACGCCCCACCCATGCGCTGCATGTCCTGGGCTGGAAAGAATGGGTGACCCTGCCCGACCTGGGCGTATCCCGGGTGCGGGTCAAGGTGGATACCGGCGCCAAGACCTCGGCCCTGCACGCCGAGCACTGCGAGGAATTCGAGCTGGGCGGTCAGCGCTGGGTGCGCTTTACCCTGCTGCTGCCCTGGCCAGGGCCACTCACGCAGCACGAGCCACCCCCGCCCCGGCAGGTGCAGGCTCCGCTGCTGGACTACCGCCGCGTGACCAGTTCCAACGGCGAAAGCGAGCGGCGGCCCGTGATCCGCACCAACCTGGAACTGTTCGGGCAGCGCTGGCCGATTGAAATCACGCTGACCGGCCGCGAGAACATGCGCTTTCCCATGCTGCTGGGGCGCGAGGCCATCGCCGGCCGCGCCGTGGTGGACGTGTCACGCACCTACCTTTCCCTTCCGTCCTCCTTCCAGCCCCCCAAGGAACAAGCATG
- a CDS encoding DMT family transporter, translated as MNRDLLLTALAPLIWGTTYLLTTTFVSELPALLLGTLRILPAGLVLLALSRRLPPHGWWGRVAVLAVLRQALFFVLLYGAALHLPGGVAATVGASSAMLVVLLAWPLLGQAPTRLNLTLAGAGLAGVALISLSGGERLSALGLALALGFALVNALGTVLFGRWGPPPGARPLDQVAWELTLGGALLLPFALPAAPALAGVDLAGWGALTFMTLVGTALAALLWQRGLNRLPVQQVGLLAPLSPLTAVLLDMLFLHTWLTPVQLVGAALVLGSVVLNGVAARRPVPTCSTGES; from the coding sequence ATGAACCGCGACCTGCTCCTGACAGCCCTGGCACCGCTGATTTGGGGCACCACCTACCTGCTCACCACCACTTTTGTCAGCGAGCTGCCCGCGCTGCTGCTGGGCACGCTCCGTATCCTGCCGGCCGGGCTTGTGCTGCTGGCCTTATCGCGCCGCTTGCCTCCGCACGGCTGGTGGGGCCGCGTCGCCGTGCTGGCCGTGCTGCGCCAGGCCCTGTTTTTCGTGCTGCTGTACGGCGCAGCGCTGCACCTGCCCGGCGGGGTAGCAGCCACCGTGGGGGCCAGCAGCGCCATGCTGGTGGTGCTGCTGGCCTGGCCGCTGCTGGGGCAGGCGCCCACCCGGCTGAACCTGACGCTGGCCGGCGCTGGGCTGGCCGGCGTGGCGCTGATCAGCCTGAGCGGGGGCGAGCGCCTCAGTGCGCTGGGGCTGGCGCTGGCGCTGGGCTTCGCGCTGGTCAATGCGCTGGGCACGGTGCTGTTTGGCCGCTGGGGACCGCCCCCCGGCGCCCGCCCGCTGGACCAAGTGGCCTGGGAGCTGACGCTGGGCGGGGCACTGCTGCTGCCTTTCGCACTGCCGGCGGCTCCGGCGCTGGCCGGCGTAGACCTGGCCGGCTGGGGTGCGCTCACCTTTATGACCCTGGTGGGCACCGCGCTGGCGGCCCTGCTGTGGCAACGCGGGCTGAACCGCCTGCCCGTGCAGCAAGTGGGCCTGCTGGCCCCCCTCAGCCCGCTGACTGCCGTACTGCTGGACATGCTGTTCCTGCACACCTGGCTGACTCCTGTGCAGCTGGTCGGCGCCGCGCTGGTGCTGGGCAGCGTGGTCCTGAATGGGGTGGCCGCACGGCGCCCGGTGCCCACATGCAGCACGGGCGAAAGCTGA